A genomic region of Saimiri boliviensis isolate mSaiBol1 chromosome 20, mSaiBol1.pri, whole genome shotgun sequence contains the following coding sequences:
- the GNB2 gene encoding guanine nucleotide-binding protein G(I)/G(S)/G(T) subunit beta-2, which produces MSELEQLRQEAEQLRNQIRDARKACGDSTLTQITAGLDPVGRIQMRTRRTLRGHLAKIYAMHWGTDSRLLVSASQDGKLIIWDSYTTNKVHAIPLRSSWVMTCAYAPSGNFVACGGLDNICSIYSLKTREGNVRVSRELPGHTGYLSCCRFLDDNQIITSSGDTTCALWDIETGQQTVGFAGHSGDVMSLSLAPDGRTFVSGACDASIKLWDVRDSMCRQTFIGHESDINAVAFFPNGYAFTTGSDDATCRLFDLRADQELLMYSHDNIICGITSVAFSRSGRLLLAGYDDFNCNIWDAMKGDRAGVLAGHDNRVSCLGVTDDGMAVATGSWDSFLKIWN; this is translated from the exons ATGAGTGAGCTGGAGCAATTGAGACAGGAGGCCGAGCAGCTCCGGAACCAGATCCGG GATGCCCGAAAAGCATGTGGGGACTCAACACTGACCCAG ATCACAGCTGGGCTGGACCCAGTGGGGAGAATCCAGATGAGGACCCGGAGGACCCTCCGTGGGCATCTGGCAAAGATCTATGCCATGCACTGGGGGACCGActcaag GCTGCTGGTCAGCGCCTCCCAGGATGGGAAGCTCATCATCTGGGACAGCTACACCACCAACAAA GTCCACGCCATCCCGCTACGCTCCTCCTGGGTCATGACCTGTGCCTACGCGCCCTCAGGGAACTTTGTGGCCTGTGGGGGTTTGGACAACATCTGCTCCATCTACAGCCTCAAGACCCGAGAGGGCAATGTCAGGGTCAGCCGGGAGCTGCCTGGCCACACTG GGTACCTGTCGTGCTGCCGCTTCCTGGATGACAACCAAATCATCACCAGCTCTGGGGATACCACCTG TGCCCTGTGGGACATTGAGACAGGCCAGCAGACAGTGGGTTTTGCTGGACACAGTGGGGATGTGATGTCCCTGTCCCTGGCCCCTGACGGCCGCACGTTTGTGTCAGGCGCCTGTGACGCCTCTATCAAGCTGTGGGACGTTCGGGATTCCATGTGCCGACAGACTTTCATCGGCCACGAATCTGACATCAACGCGGTGGCT TTCTTCCCCAACGGCTACGCCTTTACCACTGGCTCTGATGACGCCACGTGCCGCCTCTTCGACCTGCGGGCCGATCAGGAGCTCCTCATGTACTCCCACGACAACATCATCTGTGGCATCACCTCTGTTGCCTTCTCTCGCAGCGGCCGGCTGCTGCTCGCTGGCTACGATGACTTCAACTGCAACATCTGGGATGCCATGAAGGGCGACCGTGCAG GGGTCCTAGCTGGCCACGACAACCGTGTGAGCTGCCTCGGGGTCACCGATGACGGCATGGCTGTGGCCACGGGCTCCTGGGACTCCTTCCTCAAGATCTGGAACTAG